A stretch of Exiguobacterium sp. BMC-KP DNA encodes these proteins:
- a CDS encoding 3D domain-containing protein: protein MKRTSFLLSLCLAGFIFILLPHHEASAAQIGIGTEKTIVQNPLEMKRQAAQKKLEQAEARKQARLQAEQKEKAGQKAKIDAKKKAQQAKKQSRSQTKSNRSAKRTETFETTAYTTNPENNGSRLYNGRALTASGYDVTNTITYEGRRIVAVDPSVVPLGTKVHVEGFGDAIALDTGGAIRGKIMDLLVGSKQEALEWGRRHVTVTFE, encoded by the coding sequence ATGAAACGAACATCATTCCTATTATCCCTTTGTTTAGCGGGATTCATATTTATTCTTTTGCCACATCATGAAGCATCAGCAGCACAAATCGGTATTGGTACGGAGAAGACGATCGTACAAAATCCGTTAGAAATGAAACGTCAAGCTGCTCAAAAGAAGCTGGAACAAGCAGAAGCACGAAAACAGGCACGCTTACAAGCAGAACAGAAAGAAAAAGCCGGACAGAAAGCAAAAATAGATGCTAAAAAGAAAGCGCAACAGGCAAAGAAACAAAGTCGTTCGCAAACAAAGTCCAATCGTTCAGCGAAACGTACGGAAACATTTGAGACGACAGCATATACGACAAATCCAGAAAACAATGGAAGTCGCCTGTATAACGGTCGTGCATTAACGGCATCGGGTTATGACGTCACGAATACGATTACATACGAAGGACGTCGGATTGTAGCAGTCGATCCATCGGTCGTGCCCCTTGGAACTAAGGTACACGTTGAAGGGTTCGGGGATGCGATTGCCCTCGATACAGGTGGTGCGATTCGTGGAAAAATCATGGATCTTCTAGTTGGATCAAAACAAGAGGCGTTAGAATGGGGTCGCCGCCATGTAACGGTGACATTCGAATAA
- a CDS encoding NUDIX hydrolase, which yields MKQVNLADIRKQYVDSEERLPRHAAAVLVPLVEQDGEVYLLFQVRAKTLRSQPGEIAFPGGRIDDGESPKAAAIRETVEELNVKASEVELIGTLEPLVTPNRSIIYPYLGILHATDFKPSPAEVDHVFLVSLKELMTSKPIKGDMEWRIRPGKEVPTERMANREAYLDRTYTVTEHFYEHGDYLIWGLTAKILRQFLAQLTRD from the coding sequence ATGAAACAGGTGAACTTAGCCGATATCCGAAAGCAGTATGTAGATTCTGAAGAACGTTTACCTCGTCATGCGGCAGCCGTACTCGTTCCGTTGGTCGAACAGGATGGCGAAGTCTATTTGTTATTTCAAGTACGCGCCAAGACACTGCGTTCACAGCCAGGTGAAATCGCGTTTCCAGGCGGGCGAATCGATGATGGCGAATCACCAAAAGCAGCAGCTATCCGTGAGACGGTCGAAGAATTGAATGTCAAAGCTTCAGAAGTTGAACTGATTGGAACGTTAGAGCCGCTTGTGACACCAAATCGGTCAATCATTTATCCGTATCTCGGTATCCTTCATGCGACGGATTTTAAGCCTTCTCCAGCAGAAGTCGATCATGTGTTTCTCGTATCATTAAAAGAGTTGATGACTTCAAAACCAATCAAAGGGGATATGGAGTGGCGAATCCGACCAGGAAAAGAGGTCCCAACAGAACGAATGGCGAATCGTGAAGCCTACTTGGATCGCACGTATACGGTCACGGAGCATTTTTATGAGCATGGGGACTATCTGATTTGGGGACTAACTGCTAAAATCTTGCGCCAGTTCTTGGCTCAATTAACGCGTGACTAG
- the yvfG gene encoding protein YvfG, which translates to MNEQLFTTERLIANFKEYIRQNEAHLTKRNALNAYYKTVAGSILSDRIAKNADLIVRMRHLEEAYHHVAQEGR; encoded by the coding sequence GTGAACGAACAACTTTTTACGACAGAACGATTGATTGCGAACTTTAAGGAATATATCCGTCAGAACGAGGCGCATCTGACCAAGCGCAATGCTTTAAACGCCTACTACAAGACGGTAGCAGGATCAATCTTATCAGATCGGATCGCTAAAAATGCGGATTTAATCGTTCGTATGCGCCATCTTGAAGAAGCGTACCATCATGTTGCACAAGAAGGGCGATGA
- a CDS encoding FAD-dependent monooxygenase, which produces MNKKLDVLIIGAGPTGLTLALALSRYGLSFRIVERASGPSVVSKAIGIQARSLELFARLGVAEDLMENAIKINQGNLYVNGAWQAKLDFTDLNTPFPFVTLLPQSETERILEAQLAAYGHSVERETELTGFAQFPTFVTASLQHKGETETVDASFIIGADGANSFVRRELGLPFSGKSFKESWALADIEVDWPLSSEEVHIFFSDHGVIESFPLQSNLFRITGNLTSGPVPTDHNAIDDFLKNRAKVPFKLKKVHWYSMFRVHNRIIEKFGHHRIYLIGDAAHINSPVGGQGMNTGIADAMNLAWKLWCVHQFKASFPLLDSYSVERREAAQGILRSTNLATELLQINIPFLLPLQEKVIRNSLKIAPLHHFVTNRIAQLNSHYPASSTFVTQGRFSPLTPKPGEPMPYSEVVHPRTKKNELLLRRADRNFLLLLFLPKNATDDLLEPFKELAYTYPDLFETVPIHQSLKEDGVVDQGGELARRFGIKQSGLYLIRPDGYIAYRQQGLKSKSFARYVERLLYAR; this is translated from the coding sequence GTGAATAAAAAATTAGATGTCCTCATTATTGGTGCCGGACCAACCGGTTTAACACTCGCACTCGCACTCTCGCGCTATGGATTATCCTTCCGCATCGTTGAACGTGCAAGTGGACCATCTGTCGTCTCCAAAGCCATCGGCATTCAAGCACGTTCCCTTGAATTGTTCGCAAGACTTGGTGTGGCAGAAGACTTAATGGAAAATGCGATTAAAATCAATCAGGGAAACCTCTATGTTAATGGCGCATGGCAGGCAAAACTTGATTTTACTGATTTAAATACACCTTTTCCGTTTGTTACGCTCTTGCCCCAAAGTGAGACGGAACGGATTCTCGAAGCACAACTCGCCGCTTACGGGCATAGCGTTGAACGAGAGACGGAATTAACGGGATTCGCTCAATTCCCAACGTTTGTCACCGCTTCCTTACAACATAAAGGAGAAACGGAGACAGTTGATGCCTCTTTTATTATCGGAGCTGATGGTGCAAATAGTTTCGTCCGTCGGGAACTCGGACTTCCATTTAGCGGTAAGTCTTTTAAAGAATCTTGGGCACTGGCAGATATCGAGGTCGATTGGCCACTTTCTTCCGAAGAAGTACACATTTTCTTCTCTGATCATGGCGTCATCGAGTCGTTTCCTCTTCAATCGAATCTATTTCGCATCACCGGCAATCTAACGAGCGGACCTGTTCCGACGGATCATAATGCGATTGATGATTTTTTGAAAAATCGAGCTAAAGTTCCGTTTAAGCTCAAAAAAGTCCATTGGTACTCGATGTTCCGCGTTCATAATCGGATCATTGAGAAGTTCGGACATCATCGCATCTATCTGATTGGGGATGCGGCTCACATCAATTCTCCCGTCGGTGGTCAAGGGATGAATACTGGTATTGCCGATGCGATGAATCTTGCATGGAAACTTTGGTGCGTCCACCAGTTCAAGGCGAGCTTTCCGTTACTCGACTCCTATAGCGTCGAACGGCGAGAAGCGGCACAAGGGATCTTAAGGTCAACGAATCTTGCGACGGAACTCTTGCAAATCAACATTCCCTTTTTGTTACCGTTGCAAGAGAAAGTCATTCGAAATAGTCTCAAAATCGCACCACTGCATCATTTCGTAACGAATCGAATCGCTCAGCTCAACAGTCACTACCCAGCGAGTTCAACATTCGTCACACAAGGACGCTTCAGTCCATTGACGCCAAAACCAGGTGAACCAATGCCTTATAGTGAAGTCGTTCATCCGCGAACGAAAAAGAATGAACTCTTGTTGCGTCGCGCTGACCGAAATTTCTTATTACTATTGTTCTTACCGAAGAATGCTACAGATGATCTTCTTGAACCATTTAAGGAATTAGCTTATACGTATCCGGATCTCTTTGAAACAGTGCCAATTCATCAATCCTTAAAAGAAGATGGTGTCGTCGATCAAGGCGGTGAACTCGCACGACGCTTCGGTATCAAACAGTCCGGATTATACTTGATTCGCCCCGACGGTTATATTGCTTATCGCCAACAAGGTTTAAAAAGTAAATCATTCGCTCGGTATGTTGAACGTTTACTTTATGCGCGATAA
- a CDS encoding nuclease-related domain-containing protein codes for MLQVMTASVPEPPRRRFFGNKQVNTTTYETDALCNEIRHVCRFDWMLFERIRLSDTITIPFALIGPKGLFLLLQNDAAIEWMTEESCHVMDPVHGKRLFTPHPIDQSKRIVQAVRKALKEQGVTIPIHAMTLFPKAPQMRTERIKFPTGHTFKDVRAFIVSKKSSPVQEQERKQVAFYLAQHQE; via the coding sequence ATGTTACAAGTCATGACAGCTTCGGTTCCGGAACCACCACGTCGCCGTTTCTTTGGAAATAAACAAGTGAATACGACGACGTACGAAACAGATGCGCTTTGTAATGAAATCCGTCATGTGTGTCGTTTTGATTGGATGTTATTTGAACGCATTCGCCTTTCGGACACGATTACCATCCCTTTTGCTCTAATTGGACCGAAAGGACTATTTCTCTTGTTGCAAAACGATGCTGCTATAGAATGGATGACAGAGGAATCGTGCCACGTGATGGATCCTGTTCATGGAAAGAGATTGTTTACACCTCATCCAATTGATCAATCGAAGCGAATCGTTCAAGCTGTTCGTAAAGCGTTGAAGGAGCAAGGGGTGACCATTCCGATTCATGCTATGACCCTTTTCCCGAAGGCACCACAGATGCGGACGGAACGCATTAAATTTCCGACAGGACATACGTTCAAAGATGTACGAGCATTCATCGTCTCAAAGAAATCTTCACCTGTTCAAGAACAAGAACGAAAACAAGTTGCATTTTATCTCGCCCAGCACCAAGAATGA
- the gpsB gene encoding cell division regulator GpsB — protein MYKPLLTADDIYKKEFKTGLRGYVIEDVDGYLDQIIKDYEGFEREIERLKKENESLKQAPVQPEKREERRVEQSEPQVSSSSNYDMLRRISNLEKAVFGRPHQD, from the coding sequence ATGTATAAGCCATTGTTGACAGCGGACGATATTTATAAAAAAGAATTCAAGACCGGCCTCCGTGGCTACGTCATCGAGGATGTCGATGGATACTTGGATCAAATCATTAAAGATTATGAAGGATTCGAACGTGAAATCGAACGTCTGAAGAAAGAGAATGAGTCGTTGAAACAAGCGCCTGTTCAACCGGAAAAACGGGAGGAACGTCGCGTCGAACAATCGGAGCCGCAAGTTTCTAGTTCATCCAACTATGACATGTTGCGTCGCATCTCAAATCTCGAGAAGGCGGTCTTCGGACGACCGCACCAAGACTAA
- a CDS encoding SLOG family protein: MKVVAITGYKPNELGIFDQKHPGIRVLKAAYRERIIRLIEDRGTEWFITSASPGCEIWACEVILELKEDYPDIRLGILLPFLEQEARWKEPVQAQYLSILEQADFVEAISQKPYTDPSQLRNKTEFMIQKSQGLLSVFDEEHGGSAKFLVERARMEMEQSDYQLFLITQDDLSWLEQELQHNDQWE, from the coding sequence GTGAAAGTGGTTGCCATCACAGGGTACAAGCCAAATGAACTAGGCATCTTCGATCAAAAACATCCCGGTATCCGTGTCTTAAAGGCAGCCTACCGAGAGCGGATAATTCGCTTAATTGAAGATCGTGGAACGGAGTGGTTCATTACGAGTGCGTCACCTGGCTGTGAAATCTGGGCGTGCGAGGTCATTCTAGAATTGAAGGAAGACTATCCAGATATTCGTCTAGGTATCCTCTTGCCATTTCTAGAGCAGGAGGCACGCTGGAAAGAACCTGTGCAAGCACAGTATCTTTCAATCCTTGAACAAGCTGACTTTGTGGAAGCAATTAGTCAGAAACCGTACACGGATCCATCACAGTTACGTAATAAAACGGAATTCATGATTCAAAAAAGCCAAGGGTTGTTATCGGTTTTTGATGAAGAACATGGAGGATCAGCGAAATTTTTAGTAGAGCGTGCTAGAATGGAAATGGAACAATCCGATTATCAGTTGTTTTTGATTACGCAAGATGATTTATCTTGGCTCGAACAAGAATTACAACACAATGACCAGTGGGAGTGA
- a CDS encoding ribonuclease H-like domain-containing protein: MLKSTSDVAPDTPASSASETETAKRLVGWTDEQQAWIDRGADILTFEEEWIVRIDKRYALTDRHGDRSFAEVYESLQLPHPPLALDVPLEQVIFFDTETTGLRGTGTTIFLLGFARFEQCGLLMRQYFLPHPHFEAAFYHHFLHDIGDDVRFVTYNGKSFDWPQIKTRHVFVRERVPRLPKVGHLDLLHVARRIFKGMYDSYRLTAMEERIGFEREGDLPGFLAPMHYFQYVEHQHPDIMTGVLQHHLDDCLTLVSLYDTCNRLVTHRAEAPSPIQENIAIWLADLGIHEGSHAHFQQVKELSPEGWLRKGYLHKKMKNHEQARECFLKSDSYLGYIELAKWAEHIAKDPVLAYDYTERARHQVERHHWLITKKERILAELDHRGRRLKRKCNA; the protein is encoded by the coding sequence ATGCTGAAATCTACATCAGACGTCGCACCGGATACTCCTGCTTCTTCCGCTTCTGAAACGGAAACAGCGAAGAGACTAGTCGGATGGACCGACGAGCAGCAGGCTTGGATTGATCGAGGGGCCGACATCTTAACTTTTGAAGAAGAGTGGATTGTTCGGATCGACAAACGGTATGCGTTAACGGACCGTCATGGAGATCGAAGCTTTGCGGAAGTGTATGAGTCCTTACAACTGCCGCATCCACCGCTTGCGCTGGACGTCCCGCTCGAGCAGGTCATCTTCTTTGATACAGAGACGACAGGATTACGAGGAACCGGAACGACAATCTTTTTGCTTGGTTTTGCTCGCTTTGAGCAGTGCGGGTTACTGATGCGTCAGTATTTCTTACCACATCCACACTTTGAAGCTGCCTTTTATCATCACTTTCTGCACGACATCGGAGATGATGTCCGGTTCGTAACCTATAACGGTAAAAGTTTTGACTGGCCACAAATCAAGACACGACATGTCTTCGTGCGGGAACGCGTTCCGCGGTTACCGAAAGTCGGTCATCTTGATTTACTGCATGTTGCACGGCGAATTTTCAAAGGAATGTACGACTCTTATCGATTAACAGCGATGGAAGAGCGAATCGGGTTCGAACGAGAGGGAGATTTACCTGGATTTTTGGCGCCTATGCATTACTTCCAGTACGTCGAACATCAGCATCCCGATATCATGACAGGCGTCTTACAACATCATCTTGATGACTGCCTGACTCTCGTTAGTCTGTATGACACGTGCAACCGACTCGTCACGCATCGGGCAGAGGCACCTTCACCGATTCAAGAGAACATCGCGATTTGGTTAGCAGATCTCGGAATCCATGAAGGATCCCATGCTCATTTTCAGCAGGTCAAAGAGTTATCGCCAGAAGGGTGGCTGCGAAAAGGGTATTTGCATAAAAAAATGAAAAACCATGAACAAGCTCGAGAATGTTTCTTAAAAAGTGATAGTTACTTGGGGTATATCGAACTCGCGAAATGGGCGGAGCACATTGCAAAAGATCCAGTGCTTGCTTATGATTATACTGAACGAGCACGACACCAAGTCGAACGCCACCATTGGTTAATTACGAAAAAAGAACGAATCTTAGCAGAGCTTGATCATCGAGGACGTCGGTTGAAAAGGAAGTGTAACGCGTGA
- a CDS encoding DEAD/DEAH box helicase, which yields MQAKQTLVAFLEELKQDRSFMERITYMKTMEATAGRYVDFPEQLPDRLRQALRIRGINQLYRHQGLAYERVQAGESTVIVTPTASGKTYCFNLPVLSHLLQHPNARALYLYPTKALAQDQNSELLELIDQLEAPIRCFTYDGDTSPTIRTKVRKAGNIVITNPDMLHSGILPHHTKWIELFENLKYIVIDELHTYRGVFGSHVANVIRRLRRICRYYGSDPVFIMTSATIANPKELAERLTEKKVGLIDENGAPTGRKHFLVYQPPIVNAQLGIRRSATLETKQLAMRFIKKKFQTIIFARSRVRVEVLLTYLRSIYPHELGPRSIEGYRGGYLPSERRDIERRLRQGEITGIVSTNALELGVDIGQLQVCIMNGYPGTIASLWQQAGRAGRRQDDALIILVASSGMLDQYVAERPELFLNQSPEAARLDPDNLIIAVDHVKCAAFELPFTKGESFGTLETEDILEYLVEERVLHERGERYYWMNDAFPAHGISLRSSDQENVIIVDQTEVPNRVIGEMDTFSAMTLLHDEAIYLHGADQYQVEHLDFEEKKAFVRAVDVDYYTDANFSVDLSVLEEDERYAEGEYSVARGDVSVRGMATMFKKIKFGTHENIGSGPIHLPEREIHTTGVWFTLPDHARSSTELEQVLEGVANSLRRVAPLYLMCDASDVFVVPQVKATHTQQPTVYLYDRYPGGVGLAQSIYKQRGVMLRAARDSIITCPCQDGCPACIGMVGVADEKERTIQLLAEMEKELS from the coding sequence ATGCAAGCGAAACAAACGCTCGTTGCATTTCTTGAAGAACTCAAACAAGACCGCTCGTTCATGGAGCGGATTACGTATATGAAAACAATGGAAGCGACAGCGGGACGTTATGTCGATTTTCCAGAACAACTACCAGATCGTTTGCGACAAGCGCTACGAATACGTGGAATTAACCAGTTATACCGTCATCAAGGGTTAGCGTATGAACGTGTACAAGCGGGAGAGTCGACGGTCATCGTCACACCAACCGCATCAGGAAAGACTTACTGTTTTAATTTACCGGTCTTATCGCATCTATTACAGCATCCGAACGCGCGAGCATTGTATCTTTATCCCACGAAAGCTCTCGCACAAGATCAAAATAGTGAGTTACTGGAACTGATCGATCAATTAGAAGCCCCAATCCGTTGTTTTACCTATGACGGGGACACATCACCAACGATTCGAACAAAAGTACGAAAAGCAGGGAACATCGTCATTACGAATCCGGATATGCTACATTCCGGGATTTTGCCACACCATACCAAATGGATTGAATTATTTGAGAATCTTAAATATATCGTCATTGATGAGTTACACACGTACCGTGGTGTGTTTGGTAGTCATGTCGCGAATGTCATTCGTCGGCTACGACGGATTTGTCGTTATTACGGGAGTGACCCGGTTTTTATCATGACGAGTGCGACGATCGCCAATCCAAAGGAACTGGCAGAACGATTAACGGAAAAAAAAGTCGGTCTGATTGATGAGAATGGTGCGCCAACTGGACGTAAACATTTTCTCGTTTATCAACCGCCCATCGTCAATGCGCAACTTGGGATACGACGTTCAGCGACGCTTGAGACGAAACAACTGGCGATGCGCTTCATCAAGAAAAAATTCCAAACGATTATCTTTGCACGGTCACGTGTCCGCGTCGAAGTCTTATTGACGTATCTACGAAGCATCTACCCGCATGAACTTGGTCCACGATCAATCGAAGGGTATCGAGGAGGATACTTGCCAAGTGAACGACGTGATATCGAACGTCGATTACGACAAGGTGAGATCACGGGTATCGTCTCGACGAATGCTCTCGAACTTGGTGTCGATATCGGTCAACTGCAAGTCTGTATCATGAATGGCTATCCGGGAACGATTGCTTCGCTCTGGCAGCAAGCAGGTCGCGCTGGCCGCCGTCAAGATGATGCCTTGATCATCCTTGTCGCTTCTTCCGGTATGCTCGATCAATACGTCGCAGAACGTCCAGAACTGTTCTTGAATCAATCACCAGAAGCAGCACGCCTCGATCCAGATAATCTGATCATTGCAGTAGATCATGTCAAATGTGCAGCGTTTGAACTACCCTTTACAAAAGGAGAGTCATTCGGGACACTTGAGACGGAGGATATCCTGGAGTACTTAGTCGAAGAGCGTGTCTTGCACGAAAGAGGCGAACGTTATTATTGGATGAACGATGCGTTCCCGGCGCACGGAATTTCGCTTCGATCGAGTGATCAAGAGAACGTCATCATCGTTGACCAGACAGAGGTACCGAATCGGGTCATTGGTGAGATGGATACATTCAGTGCGATGACGTTGTTACATGACGAGGCGATTTATCTTCATGGAGCGGATCAATATCAAGTCGAACATTTAGATTTTGAAGAGAAAAAAGCCTTCGTCCGTGCCGTAGACGTTGATTATTATACAGATGCTAATTTTTCAGTCGACCTTTCTGTACTCGAAGAAGACGAACGATACGCTGAAGGAGAATATAGTGTTGCCCGTGGCGATGTCAGCGTTCGTGGGATGGCGACGATGTTTAAGAAGATTAAGTTCGGCACCCATGAGAACATCGGCTCTGGTCCGATTCATTTACCGGAACGAGAAATTCACACGACAGGTGTCTGGTTCACTTTACCTGATCACGCACGCTCCTCGACAGAGCTAGAGCAAGTGTTAGAAGGCGTCGCGAATAGTCTACGGCGTGTTGCACCGCTTTATTTGATGTGTGATGCGAGTGACGTCTTTGTCGTGCCACAAGTCAAAGCGACACACACACAACAGCCTACCGTCTATCTGTATGATCGTTACCCTGGTGGTGTTGGTCTAGCGCAGTCGATCTATAAGCAACGCGGTGTCATGTTGCGTGCAGCACGAGATTCAATCATCACGTGTCCTTGTCAGGACGGTTGTCCTGCGTGTATCGGTATGGTTGGTGTCGCAGATGAAAAAGAACGAACGATTCAGTTATTAGCAGAAATGGAGAAGGAACTATCATGA